DNA from Deltaproteobacteria bacterium:
GAGGATGATATAGGGGTTGTTCCCCCTCTTTTGGAGGAGATCGGCCATCTCCCTATAGGACCTTGCCCCCGCGTAAGGCCTGGCCGCTGTCGCCACCGTCTTTACCCCCCGGCCTCCCTCCTCTTCAATCCCCTTCAAGACCCCCTCCAGATCGCCAGCCATCCTTATCAGGGAAAGGGCCTCTTTTCTGGTCGGATTATATGCCGCCCCCCTCCCCGTCACCCAGTGATCGATAAGTCGTCTTGCCAATTCCTGTTGCGATCGCAAAGGGGTAACCACGTAGAAACCTCCCAGCCCATAGGTCCTGGCCAGCCGGGCCAAGTCATGAATATCTATGGTGGTCAGGGCAGTGGCGATCACCCTCCCCTGTCGATCGTAGACAGGATAGTGAACTAGTGCGATATGTATATAATCAAAGGGACTCTCTAATTTCCTCAATCCCCCTTCAGCTCCTCGAGGATCTTCAGATCCTCCTCGGAAAGCTCGGCCCTAGCCAGCAGATCAGGTCTCCTCTCCCAGGTCCTGCGCAAGGCTTCCCGTCTTCTCCACCTCTCAATGGCCCGATGATCACCGGAGAGGAGGATTTCCGTAACCTTCCTTCCCTCGAATTCCCTCGGTCGAGTGTACTGGGGATATTCGAGCAACCCCTGTGAGAAGGAATCATCCTCAGGTGCCCCCTTATCCCCCAAGACTCCAGGGATCAGCCTGGAGACCACGTCGATCAGCACCAAAGCCGCAAGCTCCCCACCTGTGAGGACATAATCACCGATGGAGATCTCCTCATCTGCAAAACCCCTCACCCGTTCGTCTACTCCTTCGTATCTCCCGCATATCAGGACGAGATGGGATAGTTGGGCGAGTCTCTTCACCACCTCCTGCTTAAGGGGTATCCCCTGAGGGGTCATCAGGATAACCCGTGCCCCAGGATCCTCGGGCCTGATCGCCTCTACCGCTCTGATGATGGGCTCCGGTTTCATAATCATTCCCTTCCCACCACCGTAGGGGTAATCGTCGGTC
Protein-coding regions in this window:
- a CDS encoding RNA methyltransferase, encoding MALVHYPVYDRQGRVIATALTTIDIHDLARLARTYGLGGFYVVTPLRSQQELARRLIDHWVTGRGAAYNPTRKEALSLIRMAGDLEGVLKGIEEEGGRGVKTVATAARPYAGARSYREMADLLQKRGNNPYIILFGTGWGLTREMVEGSNYILEPIEGKGYNHLSVRTAAAIILDRLFGGELR
- the trmD gene encoding tRNA (guanosine(37)-N1)-methyltransferase TrmD is translated as MIFDILTLFPEMFYSPLKHSIIGKAREEGLINVNLINIRDYAEGKHWVTDDYPYGGGKGMIMKPEPIIRAVEAIRPEDPGARVILMTPQGIPLKQEVVKRLAQLSHLVLICGRYEGVDERVRGFADEEISIGDYVLTGGELAALVLIDVVSRLIPGVLGDKGAPEDDSFSQGLLEYPQYTRPREFEGRKVTEILLSGDHRAIERWRRREALRRTWERRPDLLARAELSEEDLKILEELKGD